The Streptomyces sp. V4I8 genome includes the window GCGGGCGTGGGCCAGGACCAGCGGGTCGTTGTCGACGTAGACGATCTTCGACTCGGGGGCGATGCGCTGGGCGACCTCATGGGTGTTGTCGACGGTGGGCAGGCCCGTGCCGACGTCGAGGAACTGGCGTACGCCCGCCTCCGTGACCAGGTACCGGATGCTGCGGCCCAGGAAGGCACGGCTGCTGCGGGCGATGGTGACGATGCCGGGGAAGACGGCGGTGTAGGCGTCGCCGGCCGCCTCGTCCACGGGGTAGTTGTCCTTGCCGCCCAGCCAGTAGTTCCAGATGCGGGCCGAGTGGGGTACCGAGGTGTCGATCTCCGTCATGGGCACATGGTGCTACGAGATGTCCGGCTCGCACGGCACATTGAGGGAGAGAAGTGCTGCGGATCCGTCGGATTTCATGAGGAGTTCGCTGATCGCCGCGTTGCGCAACCGGGGGAACACTCTGCGGTACTCCCCGGCGGGGATCGACAGCAGGGTGCACAGCACCAGGCGGAAGAGCGTGTTGTGGGCGACCACGAGGACCCGCTCACCCGGGTGGGCGGCGGCGATACGGCGCAGCGCGGCGGCACCGCGCTCGGCGGCGGCGGCCGGGTTCTCCGCGTCCGGGAACGGATGGGCCACCGGGTCGGCGCGGAAGGCCTCCGCGGCGACCGGGTCCTCGGCGGCGAACTCCGCGAGCGTACGGCCCTCCAGCACGCCGAAGTCGCATTCGCGCAGGCCGGGTTCGCGGTGCGGGGCGATACCGAGGGCCCGGCAGGCGGGGTCGGCGGTGACCACGGCACGCGAGAGGGGCGAGGTCCAGATCGCGTCGACGGGGTGGGCGGCGGCCCAGCGGCCGAGGGCCTCGGCCTGGGCTCGGCCCGTATCGGTGAGGGGCACGTCGCTGATCCCGGCGTAGCGGTTCTCGGCGTGCCAGATCGTCTGCCCGTGCCGGGCCAGCAGCAGCGTCGTACCCCTGCTCGTATCAGTGCTCGTGCCGGCGCTCATGATTCCGCAGTATCCCCGTCCAGGCGGGCCAGCGCGTGCGCCGCGACCGGGGGCGGGAGCCAGCCCCTGGTGGTCAGTTCGTCGATCAGGCGGGCGTACGGCTCGGCGAAGCGGGCGGTCCGGTCGGGGCGGGGCTCGACGGTCGTGCCGATGCGGACCATGCCCTCCGCGGCCTCCGCCAGATCCGGTGCCGCGCCCGCGCCGTACGCCGCCAACGCGGCCATCCCCAGGGCCGGTTCGGTCTGCTCCGGTACGCGGGCCGGGCGGCCCAGGATGTCGGCGCGCAGCTGGTTCCAGTACGGGCTGCGGGCGGCGCCGCCCGTGAAGGTGAGGGGCCCGTCGAGAGGGGCGCCCAGGTGGTGCAGGTAGTCCAGGCAGAGGCGTTCCGTGAAGGCGACGCCCTGGAGGAGCGCGGCCCACAGGTCGGCGTCCGACTCGGGTTCGCCCAGGACGAGCGCGAAGGCGTCCGGGGCCAGGAACGGGAAGCGCTCGCCGGGTGACACGAGGGGGTAGGTGATGGCGCCGGACGGCTCATGGGCGGCGGCCAGCTCGTCCATCGCCGCCGGGTCGGCGCCCGCGAACGCCGCCGTGAGTACCCCCGCGCCCACGCTGGAAGCCCCGCCGGGCAGCCAACTCCCGTCCGGCGCACGGTGGTTGTAGACCACGCCGGTCGGGTCCCGGACGGGGCTGGCGGACGCGCCCTTGAGGACCAGTGTGGTGCCGAGCACCGAGTTCCAGGAGCCGGGGCGCAGGGCGGCGGAGGCGATCTGGGCCGCGCAGCCGTCGGTCATCCCGGCCAGGACGGGGGTGCCGGCGGGGATGCCGGTGGCCTCGGCGGCAGTCGCGGAGACCTCGCCGAGGGGGGTGCCGGGGCGGACGACGTCCGGGATGGCGGTGTCGGACAGGCCGAGGCGGGGCAGCATCGACGGCCAGGCGTCGCGCTCCAGGTCGTAGCCCGTCTTGAGGGCGTGGCTGGAGTCGGCCGGGGGCAGCTCGCCGGTGAGCAGGGAGACGACCAGGTCCGGCTGGTGGGTGATCCGTCCCTGCCCGTACGCCCCGGTCAGCCACAGTGCCTTGGGCAGCGCCCAGGTGTCCTGCACCCCCAGCCCCGCCATCCTCGCCCGCGCCGCCTCCGCCGTCGCGCGCCCGTCGTCGTACATCAGCGCGGGGCTCATCGGCCGCCCCGCCCCGTCCGTCAGCAGCACGGTCCCGGACGTCCCGCACACCGCGAGCCCGCCGACCCGCAGCCGCGAACGCCCGTGCAGCGCGGCACGGGACGCCGTGCACAGGGCGTCCCACCACTCGGCCGGATCCTGCTCGTGCCGCGCCCCGTCCCGCCGCCCGCCGAGGGGCGCGGATCCGCTGCCGAGGACGGTGCCGTCCCCGGTGGCCAGCAGGACCCGGACGCTCTGGGTGCCCAGGTCGATTCCGAGCCAGGCCTCGCCCTCGAAGTGCTCGTGCACCATCCGGACCTCCCGTACATCGCGATCCGAGTCGTGAACTTCTCACTCTGCCCTGAGATTTTCCCGTGCGCGAGGGATTGACGCCCAACTTCCGCCGTTCCACCCTCTGTTAACGAGTCGACTCGCCGTGTTAACCAGCACCCCCCGGATGGCCGAACCCCACGTGGAGGTCACGGATGGACATGCACGTGCACGACCGGCGCCGCTTCCTGGCCCTGACGGCCGCGGCCGCCGCGACCCCGCTGCTCGCGGCCTGCGGAGCCGGATTCGGCGGTGACGACAGCAAGAGCGACGGCTCGGCCGCGGACGACGTCACCGGCTCCTTCGACTGGAAACGGGAGAAGGGCACGACCGTCAAGGCGCTGCTCAACAAGCACCCCTACACGGACGCCCTGATCGCCGACCTGAAGTCCTTCACCGAGAAGACCGGCATCAAGGTCGAGTACGACGTCTTCCCCGAGGACAACTACTTCGACAAGCTCACCGTCGACCTGTCCAGCGGGCGCGCCTCCTACGACGTCTTCATGCTGGGCGCCTACATGGTCTGGCAGTACGGCCCGCCCGGCTGGCTGGAGGACCTCGGCCCCTGGATGCGCAACTCCTCGGCCACCGGCTCCGAATGGGACCAGGCCGACTTCTTCCCGAACCTCCTCCAGGCCGACCAGTGGTCCCTGAAGGCGGGCGCGCCGCTCGGGCAGGGCGGCCAGTACGCGCTGCCGTGGGGGTGGGAGACCAACGTCGTCGCCTACAACACGGACGTCTTCAAGAAGCTCGGCCTCAAGCCCGCCGAGACCTTCGACGAACTGCGCGAACTCGCCCGCACGATCAAGCGGAAGGCGCCGGGCGCGGGCTTCGACGGCATGTACGGGATCGCCGTACGGGGGTCGCGGAGCTGGGCGACGATCCACCCCGGCTTCATGACGATGTACGCCCGCAACGGGCTGAAGGACTTCACAGTCGAGGGCGGGAAGCTCACACCCGCCATGAACAGCCCCGAGGCCGTCGCGTTCACCGAGGACTGGGCCGGCATGGTCAAGCAGGGCGGGCCGCCGTCCTGGACGTCGTACACCTGGTACCAGTGCTCCAGCGACCTCGGTGCGAAGAAGGCCGGGATGCTGTTCGACGCGGACACGGCCGCCTACTTCCAGGCGGTCGAGGGCGCGAGCCCCGCCTCCGGAAAGATCGCCTTCCATCCCGGCCCGAAGGGACCGGACGGATCGCTGGCCACCAACATGTGGATCTGGTCGCTCGGCATGAACGCCAAGAGCAAGAAGAAGAGCGCGAGCTGGCTGTTCCTGCAGTGGGCGACCGGCAAGGAGCACCTGCTCAAGAGTGCGATCACACACAACCACATCGACCCGGTGCGCAGGTCGATCGCCGACGACGGCGCCTACAAGGACAAGATGAAACACCTGCCCGGCTTCATCGAGACCTTCGAGACGGTCGTCGACCAGACGAAGATCCAGTTCACCCCGCAGGCGCAGTTCTTCGACGCGACCACCAGCTGGGCGTCCGCCCTTCAGGAGATCTACGGCGGCCAGGGCGCCAAGTCGGTGCTCGACGGGCTGGCGGGCGACCTCGCCGACAAGGTGGGCTAGCCCGATGGGATGGCGGCTGGCCCTTCGCCCGTACGTCCTGATCGTCCCCGCCCTGCTGCTGACCTGCGGGATTCTCTACCCCTTCGGGCTCGGCCTCTACTACACGCTGTTCGACTTCTCGGCGAGCAAACCGCAGCCGGACATGGTGCGGTTCGAGAACTACGAGACCGTCTTCACACAGGAGGCCTTCTGGAACTCGGCGTGGGTGACGGTGCTGTACGCGGTCGGGGCGGCCGCCGTCGAGACCGTGCTGGGCGTGACCGTCGCCCTGCTGCTGCACCGGTCGACGATCGTCGGGCGGGTGCTGGAGAAGATCCTCATCCTGCCGCTGATGATCGCGCCGGTGATCGCGGCGATCATCTGGAAGCTGATGCTCCAGCCGTCCGTGGGGGTGATCAACTATCTGCTGAGACCCTTCGGGCTGGGCGGAGTCCAGTGGACGGACACCCCGACCGGCGCCCTGCTGTCGTCGATCGCGGTGGACGTCTGGGTCTACACCCCGTTCGTGGCGATCCTCGCCCTCGCCGGCCTGCGCTCGCTGCCCACCTCCCCCTTCGAGGCGGCGGCCGTCGACGGGGCGGGCTGGTGGTACACCTTCCGGCGCCTCACGCTGCCGATGCTGTGGCCGTACGTCCTCGTCGCGGTGATCTTCCGCTTCATGGACTCGCTGAAGGTGTTCGACATCATCTACGCCTTGACGGAGGGCGGGCCGGGCGACTCGACCGTCGTCCTGCAGATCCGGGCGTATCTGGAGGCGATCCGCTTCCAGCGGTACTCGTTCGGGATCAGCTACACGATCGTGCTGTGGGCCGTGGTGTATCTCGCCGCGATGGTGCTGGTGAAGCACCTGGGGAAGATCCAGCGGAAGGCGGCGGAGGTGTCGGCCAAGTGACCTTGCGCAAACGCCTGTTGGGGTGGCTCGCGGACGCCGCCCTCATCGTCTACTTCGTCTTCGCCCTCTTCCCGATCGCCTGGATGGTGATCCTCTCCCTGAAGCCGACGAACGAGCTCTTCTCGACGTACTTCTCCTTCTCCCCCACCCTCGACGGCTACCGCACGGTCCTCGGCGACAGCGAGGGCATCCCGTTCGTCCGCTTCTTCGTCAACAGCCTGGTGGTGTCGCTGGGCGCGGTGGCCCTCTCCCTCCTCGTGGGCCTGCCGGCCGCGTACGCCTCGGCACGCTGGCGGTTCAAGGGCTCCGAGAACCTGATGTTCACGCTGCTGTCGTTCCGGTTCGCGCCCGAACTCACCGTGATCATCCCGCTGTTCGTGCTGTACCAGAAGCTCGGACTCTTCGACACCTACGTCGGCATGGTGTGGGTGCTCCAGCTCGTCACCCTGCCGCTGATCGTGTGGATCATGCGGTCCTACTTCGCCGACCTCACGCCAGAACTGGAGCAGGCGGCACTGCTGGACGGCTACACCCGCAAGCAGGCGTTCATGAAGGTGGCCCTCCCCCTGGTGAAGCCAGGTGTGGCGGCCGTATCGCTCCTCGCCTTCATCTTCGCCTGGAACAACTTCGTCTTCCCCCTCATCCTCACCTCCAACGAGGCCCAGACCGTGACCGTGGGCGCCCTGTCCTTCCTCGGCGGCGACCGGCCCAAGTACAACCTGACGGCGGCCGCCGCGCTCGTCTCCGTCGTACCGCCCCTGCTGCTGGCACTGACGATCCAGCGGTATCTGGTGCGGGGCCTGTCGTTCGGGGCGGTGAAGTCATGAGCACGGCCATCGCGCTGCGCGGGATCCGCAAGACGTACGGGAGGAACACGGCCCTCGACGGACTGGAACTGGACGTGGCGGAGGGCGAGTTCTTCTGCCTCCTCGGCCCGTCCGGCGCGGGCAAGACGACCACCCTCAAGACGGTCGCCGGTCTCGAACAGCCCGACGCCGGCACGGTCGAGCTCGACGGCAAGGACATGCGCGGCGTCGAGCCCTACGACCGTGGCGTGGCGATGTGCTTCGAGAGCTACGCCCTCTACCCGCACAAGTCGGCCTACGACAACCTCGCCTCCCCGCTCCGCTCCCCCCGCCACCGCCTCCCCGCCGACCGGGCCCGGAAGCGGATCGGCGAGATCGCCGAACTCCTCGGCATCTCCGCCCTGTTGGACCGCCCCGTCGGGCAGCTGTCCAACGGCCAGCGGCAGCGCGTGGCCCTCGGCCGGGTCCTGGTCCGTCCGGCCCGCGCCTTCCTCCTCGACGAACCCCTCTCCCACCTGGACGCCAAGCTGCGCCAGCAGATGCGGGCCGAGCTGAAGGCGATCGGGGCGGTGCAGCGCACGACCACCCTGTACGTCACCCACGACTCGGTCGAGGCGCTGGCCCTCGGCGACCGGATCGGGGTCATCCGGGACGGACGGATCGTGCAGACGGGCACCCGGGAGGAGATCTGGTACGAGCCGTACGACACGGAGGTGGCCCGTGCCTTCGGGCGGCCCCGGATCAACCTGCTGCCGGGCGTGGTGACGGGGACCGGCGTGCGGTCGGACGGCGGGGTCGAGCTGCCGGTCCGGGCGCAGGCGGCCCCGGGGACCGAGGTCCTGGTCGGCGTACGCCCCCGCGACCTCGCGCTGAACGGCGACGGCCACGAGCTCACCGGCACCGTGTACGTCACCGAGGTGCTCGGCCGGTCCGTCGAGGTCACCGTGCGGACCGGCGGGCAGCAGGTGTCGCTGGTCGCCCCGCGCGGCGACGCGGCGCACCTGCGGCCCGACGATCCGGTACGGCTGTGGGTCCGGCCTGAGAACCTGCTGCTGTTCGAGGCCGACCGGCCGGAGCGTCCAGGACGACGGATCGAGAAGAGCGCGTGATGAGCAGCAGTGGGGCACAGCAGGGGCCCGCGGCCCGGCAGGCCGCCATGGCCGAGCGGGTGCTGGCCGACGGTTCGGCGACCGCGGCCGAGCTGGCCGAGCGTTTCGGGGTGAGCCTGATGACCATCCACCGGGACCTGGACGAGCTCGAACGGCAGGGAATCGTACGGAAGTTCAGGGGCGGCGTGACCGCACAGCCGTCGGGTGTGTTCGAGTCGAACGTGCAGTACCGGCTGAAGAGCATGCGGAAGGAGAAGGCCGCCGTCGCCGAGCAGGCGCTGAAGCACATAGAGCCCGGCATGGCGATCCTGCTGGACGACTCCACGTCCACCCTGGAGATAGCCCGCAGACTGCGCCTCGGGGAGATCACCCCGCTCACGGTCGTCACCAACTTCCTGGAGGCGATCAACCTGCTGTCGGACCAGCGGGGCATCCACCTGATGGCGCTGGGCGGCGACTACGACCCGCTGCACTCGTCCTTCCTGGGCGTGTCCTGCGTGGAGGCGGTCGGGCAGCTGCGGGTGGACGTCTGCTTCGCGTCCACGTCGGCCGTGCACGGCGGCTACTCCTACCACCAGGAACAGCACATCGTGTCCGTGAAGCGGGCGATGCTCGACGCGGCCGCGCGGAACGTCCTGCTGATCGACCACACCAAGCTCGGCCGGGTCGCCCTGCACCGGGTCGTCCCGCTGTCCCGCTTCGACCTGCTCCTCGTGGACGACGGGGCGTCGGCGGAGGCGCTGCGGGACCTGGACGAGCACAAGGTCCGTTACGAGGTGTGCGCGACGCCGGTGAGTGAGCCGTAGGGGCGCGCCG containing:
- a CDS encoding sugar ABC transporter substrate-binding protein, which produces MDMHVHDRRRFLALTAAAAATPLLAACGAGFGGDDSKSDGSAADDVTGSFDWKREKGTTVKALLNKHPYTDALIADLKSFTEKTGIKVEYDVFPEDNYFDKLTVDLSSGRASYDVFMLGAYMVWQYGPPGWLEDLGPWMRNSSATGSEWDQADFFPNLLQADQWSLKAGAPLGQGGQYALPWGWETNVVAYNTDVFKKLGLKPAETFDELRELARTIKRKAPGAGFDGMYGIAVRGSRSWATIHPGFMTMYARNGLKDFTVEGGKLTPAMNSPEAVAFTEDWAGMVKQGGPPSWTSYTWYQCSSDLGAKKAGMLFDADTAAYFQAVEGASPASGKIAFHPGPKGPDGSLATNMWIWSLGMNAKSKKKSASWLFLQWATGKEHLLKSAITHNHIDPVRRSIADDGAYKDKMKHLPGFIETFETVVDQTKIQFTPQAQFFDATTSWASALQEIYGGQGAKSVLDGLAGDLADKVG
- a CDS encoding DeoR/GlpR family DNA-binding transcription regulator — translated: MSSSGAQQGPAARQAAMAERVLADGSATAAELAERFGVSLMTIHRDLDELERQGIVRKFRGGVTAQPSGVFESNVQYRLKSMRKEKAAVAEQALKHIEPGMAILLDDSTSTLEIARRLRLGEITPLTVVTNFLEAINLLSDQRGIHLMALGGDYDPLHSSFLGVSCVEAVGQLRVDVCFASTSAVHGGYSYHQEQHIVSVKRAMLDAAARNVLLIDHTKLGRVALHRVVPLSRFDLLLVDDGASAEALRDLDEHKVRYEVCATPVSEP
- a CDS encoding carbohydrate ABC transporter permease: MGWRLALRPYVLIVPALLLTCGILYPFGLGLYYTLFDFSASKPQPDMVRFENYETVFTQEAFWNSAWVTVLYAVGAAAVETVLGVTVALLLHRSTIVGRVLEKILILPLMIAPVIAAIIWKLMLQPSVGVINYLLRPFGLGGVQWTDTPTGALLSSIAVDVWVYTPFVAILALAGLRSLPTSPFEAAAVDGAGWWYTFRRLTLPMLWPYVLVAVIFRFMDSLKVFDIIYALTEGGPGDSTVVLQIRAYLEAIRFQRYSFGISYTIVLWAVVYLAAMVLVKHLGKIQRKAAEVSAK
- a CDS encoding FGGY-family carbohydrate kinase produces the protein MVHEHFEGEAWLGIDLGTQSVRVLLATGDGTVLGSGSAPLGGRRDGARHEQDPAEWWDALCTASRAALHGRSRLRVGGLAVCGTSGTVLLTDGAGRPMSPALMYDDGRATAEAARARMAGLGVQDTWALPKALWLTGAYGQGRITHQPDLVVSLLTGELPPADSSHALKTGYDLERDAWPSMLPRLGLSDTAIPDVVRPGTPLGEVSATAAEATGIPAGTPVLAGMTDGCAAQIASAALRPGSWNSVLGTTLVLKGASASPVRDPTGVVYNHRAPDGSWLPGGASSVGAGVLTAAFAGADPAAMDELAAAHEPSGAITYPLVSPGERFPFLAPDAFALVLGEPESDADLWAALLQGVAFTERLCLDYLHHLGAPLDGPLTFTGGAARSPYWNQLRADILGRPARVPEQTEPALGMAALAAYGAGAAPDLAEAAEGMVRIGTTVEPRPDRTARFAEPYARLIDELTTRGWLPPPVAAHALARLDGDTAES
- a CDS encoding ABC transporter ATP-binding protein; translation: MSTAIALRGIRKTYGRNTALDGLELDVAEGEFFCLLGPSGAGKTTTLKTVAGLEQPDAGTVELDGKDMRGVEPYDRGVAMCFESYALYPHKSAYDNLASPLRSPRHRLPADRARKRIGEIAELLGISALLDRPVGQLSNGQRQRVALGRVLVRPARAFLLDEPLSHLDAKLRQQMRAELKAIGAVQRTTTLYVTHDSVEALALGDRIGVIRDGRIVQTGTREEIWYEPYDTEVARAFGRPRINLLPGVVTGTGVRSDGGVELPVRAQAAPGTEVLVGVRPRDLALNGDGHELTGTVYVTEVLGRSVEVTVRTGGQQVSLVAPRGDAAHLRPDDPVRLWVRPENLLLFEADRPERPGRRIEKSA
- a CDS encoding histidine phosphatase family protein, yielding MSAGTSTDTSRGTTLLLARHGQTIWHAENRYAGISDVPLTDTGRAQAEALGRWAAAHPVDAIWTSPLSRAVVTADPACRALGIAPHREPGLRECDFGVLEGRTLAEFAAEDPVAAEAFRADPVAHPFPDAENPAAAAERGAAALRRIAAAHPGERVLVVAHNTLFRLVLCTLLSIPAGEYRRVFPRLRNAAISELLMKSDGSAALLSLNVPCEPDIS
- a CDS encoding carbohydrate ABC transporter permease, whose protein sequence is MTLRKRLLGWLADAALIVYFVFALFPIAWMVILSLKPTNELFSTYFSFSPTLDGYRTVLGDSEGIPFVRFFVNSLVVSLGAVALSLLVGLPAAYASARWRFKGSENLMFTLLSFRFAPELTVIIPLFVLYQKLGLFDTYVGMVWVLQLVTLPLIVWIMRSYFADLTPELEQAALLDGYTRKQAFMKVALPLVKPGVAAVSLLAFIFAWNNFVFPLILTSNEAQTVTVGALSFLGGDRPKYNLTAAAALVSVVPPLLLALTIQRYLVRGLSFGAVKS